One window from the genome of Anaerotruncus rubiinfantis encodes:
- the xylB gene encoding xylulokinase, with translation MSCLLMGVDFGTGGCKTTVIDTEGNVKATAFEEYPSDHRHPGWSEQNPDHWVKALVNTVKSCVETEGVDAAEIAGVSFSASTHNAVLLDGNGEVIRPCIMWNDQRSAGQAKRLCAEHGEKIFQIGMQMPTATWTMPQLLWIQENDPESFGKIRHILFTKDYARHFVTGDWYTDHVDAQGTLLYDARNFCWSKELCDLIGLDVSVLPQVIKSKAIAGTVQKRAAELTGLREGTPVIAGCSDTAAEDYGAGAVEEGHLLVKMATAGNVNMILREADPHPKGYTYPFAVEGMWYMCMGTNASASSYRWLRDALYAVEKEACETKGEDVYRLMDAQAAEVPVGSRGLIFHPYILGERCPYFNANYRADFFGISVVHDKRYFARAVLEGVAYSLYDCFQVVKETGRAASEIRLIGGGAKSPLWCQILCDVFGVPVVRPEKDDSSFGGALLAGVGVGVFPDEVTAVRQCNRIKKTYYPDMENHAKYEKFFAVYREVTASCAPIWEKLQEIAND, from the coding sequence ATGAGTTGTTTGTTAATGGGCGTGGACTTTGGCACCGGCGGCTGCAAAACGACAGTCATCGACACAGAAGGCAATGTGAAGGCAACCGCGTTTGAGGAATACCCATCCGACCACCGGCACCCCGGCTGGTCGGAACAGAACCCGGATCACTGGGTGAAAGCGCTGGTGAACACGGTGAAAAGCTGCGTGGAAACAGAAGGGGTTGACGCCGCGGAGATCGCGGGAGTGAGCTTTTCCGCTTCGACCCACAACGCGGTGCTGCTCGATGGGAACGGCGAAGTGATCCGTCCGTGCATCATGTGGAACGACCAGCGCAGCGCGGGGCAGGCCAAACGGCTTTGTGCGGAGCACGGCGAAAAGATCTTCCAAATCGGCATGCAGATGCCGACCGCGACCTGGACGATGCCGCAGCTTTTATGGATTCAGGAAAATGATCCGGAAAGCTTTGGGAAGATCCGTCACATCCTTTTCACAAAGGATTACGCCCGGCACTTTGTCACCGGCGATTGGTATACCGACCATGTCGACGCGCAGGGTACCCTGCTCTATGACGCGAGAAACTTTTGCTGGTCGAAGGAGCTCTGTGACCTGATCGGGCTGGACGTTTCGGTTCTGCCGCAGGTGATCAAATCAAAGGCGATCGCGGGAACGGTTCAAAAGCGGGCGGCTGAATTGACCGGCCTGCGCGAAGGCACCCCGGTCATTGCGGGCTGCTCGGACACGGCGGCCGAGGACTATGGCGCGGGCGCGGTAGAGGAGGGCCACCTGCTGGTCAAGATGGCTACCGCCGGCAATGTCAATATGATCCTCCGGGAGGCCGACCCGCATCCGAAAGGCTATACCTACCCGTTCGCGGTGGAAGGCATGTGGTACATGTGTATGGGCACCAACGCGAGCGCTTCCTCCTATCGCTGGCTGCGCGACGCGCTCTACGCGGTCGAAAAGGAGGCCTGCGAGACGAAGGGGGAGGACGTTTACCGGCTGATGGACGCGCAGGCGGCCGAAGTACCGGTCGGATCGCGGGGGCTTATCTTCCACCCGTACATCCTGGGAGAACGCTGTCCGTATTTCAATGCGAATTACCGCGCCGATTTCTTTGGGATCAGCGTGGTGCACGATAAACGCTACTTTGCGCGTGCGGTGCTCGAAGGGGTTGCCTACAGCCTCTATGACTGCTTCCAGGTGGTGAAGGAGACCGGACGCGCCGCTTCGGAGATCCGGCTCATCGGCGGCGGCGCGAAAAGCCCGCTTTGGTGCCAGATCCTTTGCGATGTATTTGGGGTGCCGGTTGTGCGGCCGGAAAAAGATGACTCCTCGTTTGGCGGTGCGCTTTTGGCCGGGGTAGGCGTCGGTGTGTTCCCAGATGAAGTCACGGCGGTGCGTCAGTGCAACCGGATCAAAAAGACCTATTATCCGGACATGGAAAACCACGCGAAGTATGAGAAGTTCTTTGCGGTCTACCGCGAGGTGACCGCGTCGTGCGCGCCCATCTGGGAGAAACTGCAGGAAATCGCGAACGACTGA
- a CDS encoding SDR family NAD(P)-dependent oxidoreductase, protein MIGIDVAGIRVAVTGASGVIGLAIAKAFLENGASVANWDLSESPEAKAAGDAHPGRYRFIQADLVEETQAKAAAQATAGAFGGIDVLVNNAGIIAKQEIEQLDTSTLDRLYRVNIRGAAFAAKYAVPYLKKSGRGRIINMSSVQALLGMETYTPYTFTKAALSGMTRVWALELAGYGITVNAICPGWADTGMTRTALVERMAGLHGLPIEAARELILSYVPQHRLIDPDEIAFAALFLASTLGAAVNGVDLSLDAGVANCAKAGLSMLSPFEKL, encoded by the coding sequence ATGATTGGAATTGATGTGGCGGGCATCCGGGTGGCAGTTACCGGCGCGTCCGGTGTAATTGGGCTGGCGATTGCAAAAGCGTTTCTGGAAAACGGCGCCTCGGTCGCGAACTGGGATCTTTCGGAAAGTCCCGAAGCGAAGGCTGCCGGAGACGCGCACCCGGGACGTTACCGGTTCATACAGGCCGATCTCGTCGAGGAAACGCAGGCCAAAGCCGCGGCCCAGGCGACAGCTGGGGCGTTCGGGGGGATCGATGTGCTTGTGAACAACGCCGGGATCATCGCGAAACAGGAGATTGAGCAACTCGATACGTCCACCCTTGACCGGCTTTACAGGGTGAATATCCGCGGAGCGGCATTCGCCGCGAAATACGCGGTGCCGTATCTCAAGAAAAGCGGCCGCGGCCGGATCATCAACATGTCCTCGGTGCAGGCGCTGCTGGGCATGGAAACGTACACTCCCTACACCTTCACCAAGGCGGCGCTTTCCGGCATGACGCGGGTTTGGGCGCTTGAACTTGCCGGATATGGGATTACTGTGAACGCCATCTGTCCTGGCTGGGCGGACACCGGAATGACCCGGACCGCACTGGTGGAACGCATGGCCGGGCTGCACGGGCTTCCGATTGAGGCGGCGCGGGAGCTGATCCTCTCTTATGTGCCGCAGCACCGGCTGATAGACCCGGACGAGATCGCCTTCGCGGCGCTTTTCCTCGCCAGCACGCTTGGCGCGGCGGTCAACGGCGTTGACCTTTCGCTCGATGCGGGGGTCGCAAACTGCGCCAAGGCCGGGCTCAGCATGCTTTCCCCATTTGAAAAACTGTAA
- a CDS encoding MurR/RpiR family transcriptional regulator, protein MGDKMTSHTQISLTIDQKLLELTKTERRVADYILVNQDRIIYESITDVAEATGSSEATIIRMCRKLGYKGFQDLKIRVAKDLVSPLEKIHEGVCASDSAGSILEKSFDSAVETINATKRVVSTPEFEKAANAILHTGRLLVFGLGNSAPVAMDAAHKFLRAGIDSNAYCDNHFQMIASSSLKPGDVVLGISHSGNSRDIVEALGYAKEQGATTICLTNYGKSPITRGNVSDIRLFTSAAETKFRVHGLTSRIAQLAIIDALFIYVCLKKGEESIKNFEKVDQSLSLKKY, encoded by the coding sequence ATGGGTGATAAAATGACCAGCCATACCCAGATCAGCCTGACGATCGACCAGAAACTGCTGGAGCTGACCAAAACCGAACGGCGGGTGGCGGATTACATCCTGGTGAACCAGGACCGGATCATCTATGAATCGATCACCGATGTGGCGGAGGCCACCGGTTCCAGCGAAGCGACCATTATCCGCATGTGCCGAAAGCTGGGCTACAAAGGCTTTCAGGATCTCAAAATCCGGGTGGCAAAGGATTTGGTTTCCCCGCTCGAAAAGATCCATGAAGGGGTTTGCGCCAGCGATTCGGCCGGCAGCATCCTGGAAAAAAGTTTCGACAGCGCGGTGGAAACGATAAACGCCACCAAACGGGTGGTGAGCACCCCTGAATTTGAAAAGGCCGCCAATGCAATCCTGCACACCGGGCGCCTGCTCGTATTCGGGCTTGGCAATTCGGCGCCGGTCGCAATGGATGCCGCGCATAAATTCCTGCGGGCGGGCATCGATTCAAATGCTTACTGCGACAACCACTTTCAGATGATTGCTTCGAGTTCGCTGAAACCTGGCGACGTGGTACTTGGGATCTCCCATTCGGGCAATTCCCGCGACATTGTCGAAGCGCTTGGCTATGCCAAAGAACAGGGCGCCACCACCATCTGCCTGACCAACTACGGGAAATCCCCGATCACCCGCGGCAACGTTTCGGACATCAGGCTGTTCACAAGCGCAGCCGAAACAAAATTCCGGGTTCACGGATTGACCTCGCGTATTGCGCAGCTCGCAATTATTGACGCGCTGTTCATCTATGTATGTTTGAAAAAGGGGGAGGAATCGATCAAGAATTTTGAAAAGGTGGATCAAAGCCTTTCTCTGAAGAAATATTGA
- a CDS encoding FAD:protein FMN transferase, with product MGQRRWIVGFAAFCLAVSQGGCGGRTEAARLPRYEATFLSLFDTVTTIVGYGGSKETFTANAQLIHDELEAYHQLYDIYHTYDGVANLKTINDLAGIAPVRVDRRIIDLLLEAKELYVRTGGEMNVAFGSVLSIWHEFRIRGIDDPEHATLPAMEALRAAAQHTDIEKIEIDQTASTVFLADPEMRLDVGAIAKGYAVERVCRGAREQGIKNLLVSVGGNVCAVGGMDGFGAPWRVGVQNPDHQSGRKYLCRVGLRDRSLVTSGGSQRYYTVDGVQYHHIIDPKTLMPARYFWAVSVIAKDSGTADALSTALYNLPYTQGHSLAERFPDIEALWVMPDGTQKMTDGFDDFILK from the coding sequence ATGGGACAGAGACGATGGATAGTGGGCTTTGCGGCTTTTTGCCTGGCTGTATCGCAGGGCGGATGCGGCGGCCGGACCGAAGCGGCAAGGCTCCCGCGCTATGAGGCCACCTTCCTCTCCTTGTTCGACACGGTGACCACCATCGTCGGATACGGCGGCAGCAAAGAAACATTCACCGCCAATGCGCAGCTAATCCACGACGAGCTGGAAGCCTACCATCAACTTTATGATATCTACCATACGTATGACGGCGTAGCAAACCTCAAAACGATAAACGACCTGGCTGGGATTGCGCCGGTTAGGGTGGATCGGCGGATCATTGATCTGCTTTTGGAGGCCAAGGAGCTATATGTCCGCACCGGCGGAGAGATGAACGTCGCGTTTGGAAGCGTGCTTTCGATCTGGCATGAGTTCCGCATCCGAGGGATTGACGACCCGGAACATGCGACGCTTCCGGCGATGGAAGCGCTGCGCGCCGCCGCACAGCATACCGATATCGAAAAAATAGAGATTGACCAAACGGCATCGACCGTATTTCTTGCCGATCCGGAGATGCGCCTTGATGTGGGTGCGATCGCAAAAGGCTACGCGGTGGAGCGGGTCTGCCGCGGCGCGCGGGAACAGGGAATCAAAAACCTTCTGGTCAGTGTGGGCGGCAATGTCTGCGCGGTCGGCGGGATGGACGGTTTTGGCGCGCCGTGGCGGGTCGGCGTGCAGAATCCCGATCATCAGAGCGGGCGGAAATATCTCTGCCGGGTTGGCCTGCGCGACCGGTCGCTTGTCACAAGCGGCGGCAGCCAGCGTTATTATACGGTGGACGGCGTGCAGTACCATCACATCATCGATCCAAAGACGCTGATGCCCGCCCGGTATTTTTGGGCGGTCAGCGTGATCGCAAAGGACTCAGGGACTGCGGATGCGCTTTCAACCGCGCTCTACAACCTGCCGTACACGCAGGGACATAGCCTGGCCGAACGCTTCCCGGACATCGAGGCGCTGTGGGTGATGCCGGATGGAACACAGAAGATGACGGACGGATTTGACGATTTTATTTTAAAATAA
- a CDS encoding polyprenyl synthetase family protein, whose amino-acid sequence MIENAGIRNLARGEPFPGFDEALGSAGARVGRALTTAPGLIKNYTGYLAEARGKMIRAASLLACAQAPDGTVPADAVCFAVSVELLHLATLVHDDVIDDASLRRGVPTMQRKFGRRTAVICGDYLLSLALRAAAAANDRETYLRLRLPDFAGRVCLGELQQQMNNYNFDLTVWRYLKIIRGKTAALFEAAYHGGAILCTQDETLLRRYERLGRSVGMIFQLTDDCADFESDEAAAKKTVQSDYEQGVVTLPLIKALETDADFKLRARQGGLSRDALNKTVRACGGLDDTRRLSKRYYERAIKLVAQLGVPEEKEARLTGILDRAYHGPTKQPEQNG is encoded by the coding sequence ATGATTGAAAACGCAGGCATCAGAAATCTCGCCCGGGGCGAACCATTCCCGGGATTTGACGAAGCGCTGGGGTCGGCCGGTGCGCGGGTCGGCCGCGCGCTGACCACAGCACCGGGGCTCATTAAGAATTATACCGGATATCTGGCTGAGGCGCGGGGAAAGATGATCCGCGCGGCAAGCCTGCTTGCCTGCGCGCAGGCTCCGGACGGGACAGTCCCCGCCGACGCAGTGTGCTTTGCGGTGTCGGTGGAGCTTTTGCACCTGGCGACACTGGTGCATGACGACGTGATCGACGACGCCAGTCTGCGGCGCGGCGTTCCCACCATGCAGCGCAAGTTCGGCCGCCGGACGGCTGTCATCTGCGGGGATTATCTGTTGAGCCTCGCGCTGCGCGCGGCGGCCGCGGCAAACGACCGGGAAACATACCTGCGCCTGCGGCTGCCGGATTTCGCGGGGCGGGTCTGTCTGGGGGAACTGCAGCAGCAGATGAACAACTACAATTTTGATTTGACCGTCTGGCGTTATCTCAAAATCATCCGCGGCAAGACCGCGGCGCTTTTTGAGGCGGCTTACCACGGCGGCGCGATCCTCTGCACACAGGATGAAACGCTCCTTCGCCGTTATGAACGGCTTGGACGCAGCGTGGGGATGATCTTCCAGCTGACCGACGACTGCGCCGATTTTGAATCGGATGAGGCAGCTGCAAAGAAAACGGTCCAGTCGGACTACGAGCAGGGGGTTGTCACGCTGCCGCTTATCAAAGCGCTTGAAACGGACGCGGACTTTAAACTCCGCGCCCGCCAAGGCGGGCTTTCCCGCGATGCGCTCAACAAAACGGTGCGCGCCTGCGGTGGGCTTGACGATACGCGGCGGCTTTCAAAACGGTATTATGAGCGCGCCATAAAGCTGGTTGCACAGCTGGGCGTACCGGAAGAAAAGGAAGCCCGATTGACGGGAATTCTTGACAGAGCTTACCATGGACCCACAAAGCAGCCGGAGCAGAACGGCTGA
- a CDS encoding NAD(P)/FAD-dependent oxidoreductase yields the protein MKNIVIVGAGYAGVLTAKKLAKRLKKQEDVQITIIDKNPFHTMYTELHEVAAHRVDEVSIKISLERIFAGRNVRVVLDSVLSIDFENRVLAGKAGAYPYDYLVFATGSKPAFFGVPGAEEISYTLWSYDDAVVLREHLLRVFRRAAREADPAERRRLLTFYVVGAGFTGVEMAGELAELAPLLCEKFEIDAGEVSMFEVDVLDRIVPILPEKLSDKVARRLAKMGVRVRLETGVAGIGKDYIELKGEDGRVERFPAGTVIWTAGIESSDIVSEAAEALQTARRGRVVTDKYLRAAGHADVFVAGDNIMYVPKGEQNPVPQMVENCEQSAELIAHNLVSLVTGRGELREYNPKFHGVMVSVGGRYGVAQVGTPNHMFSLPSFLAMFVKHFINVVYFVQVLGWNKVFSYLKHEFFTIRDCRSFLGGHFSNRTPSFLLVPLRVWLGACWVFEGAMKIVEGWMDTPMLTGFFGGANQFFNQILSAAGARNAVAVVDAVASATAAAGEAVLTGVAVFSYRILGFLDVTLVSASDLTHATISDYAFKIDFPLVNWFVNHVILSSDGMQVFMQICVVAAEILIGLALIGGLFTFLTSGASLVLQVMFVMTTGLYLNTFWMVFAAIAVLIGGGRTIGLDYYVMPWLKKRWKNVRFVRKWYLYND from the coding sequence TTGAAAAATATTGTCATTGTCGGCGCAGGTTATGCAGGTGTCCTCACGGCAAAAAAACTGGCGAAACGCCTGAAAAAACAGGAGGACGTGCAAATTACGATTATCGATAAAAATCCGTTCCATACCATGTATACCGAGCTGCACGAAGTAGCAGCGCACCGCGTGGACGAGGTCAGCATTAAAATCAGCCTGGAACGGATATTCGCGGGACGGAATGTGCGCGTCGTGCTCGATTCGGTCCTGTCGATCGATTTTGAGAACAGAGTGCTCGCAGGCAAGGCCGGCGCTTATCCATACGATTATCTGGTTTTCGCGACCGGCTCAAAGCCAGCCTTTTTCGGCGTGCCGGGTGCGGAAGAGATCTCCTACACCCTGTGGTCCTACGACGACGCGGTGGTCCTGCGCGAGCATTTGCTGCGCGTTTTCCGCCGCGCCGCGCGCGAGGCCGATCCGGCCGAACGCCGCAGGCTGCTGACCTTCTATGTGGTCGGCGCGGGCTTCACCGGTGTGGAGATGGCGGGGGAGCTCGCGGAACTGGCGCCGCTGCTCTGTGAAAAATTTGAAATTGACGCTGGCGAAGTCTCGATGTTTGAGGTTGACGTGCTCGACCGCATCGTTCCCATCCTGCCGGAGAAACTCTCGGATAAGGTCGCGCGCAGGCTTGCCAAGATGGGCGTGCGGGTGCGGCTCGAAACCGGCGTGGCGGGCATTGGCAAAGATTACATCGAGCTCAAAGGCGAGGACGGCCGAGTGGAACGTTTTCCGGCCGGCACGGTCATCTGGACAGCTGGGATCGAGTCGAGCGATATTGTCTCAGAGGCGGCTGAAGCGCTGCAGACCGCCCGGCGCGGCAGGGTTGTCACCGATAAATACCTGCGCGCTGCCGGTCACGCGGATGTGTTTGTCGCGGGAGACAATATTATGTATGTCCCAAAGGGCGAACAAAATCCGGTTCCGCAGATGGTTGAAAACTGCGAACAGAGCGCTGAACTCATTGCCCACAACCTGGTTTCGCTTGTGACCGGGCGGGGGGAACTGCGGGAATACAATCCCAAGTTCCACGGCGTGATGGTGTCGGTTGGCGGACGCTACGGTGTGGCGCAGGTCGGCACCCCGAACCACATGTTCAGCCTGCCGTCCTTTTTGGCGATGTTCGTCAAACATTTCATCAACGTTGTCTATTTTGTGCAGGTGCTCGGCTGGAACAAGGTGTTCAGCTACCTGAAGCACGAATTTTTCACCATCCGCGACTGCCGCAGCTTTCTGGGCGGGCACTTTTCCAACCGCACGCCGAGCTTTTTGCTCGTGCCGCTGCGGGTCTGGCTTGGGGCTTGCTGGGTGTTTGAAGGGGCCATGAAGATCGTGGAGGGCTGGATGGACACCCCAATGCTGACCGGATTTTTCGGCGGCGCGAACCAGTTTTTCAACCAGATCCTTTCCGCGGCGGGCGCGCGAAACGCCGTCGCGGTGGTGGATGCGGTGGCGAGCGCGACAGCCGCCGCAGGGGAAGCGGTTTTGACCGGCGTGGCAGTGTTCAGCTACCGCATCCTTGGTTTTCTCGATGTGACGCTTGTGAGCGCGTCCGACCTCACACATGCGACGATCTCGGATTATGCCTTTAAGATCGACTTCCCGCTGGTAAACTGGTTTGTCAATCACGTGATCCTCTCAAGCGATGGGATGCAGGTGTTTATGCAGATTTGTGTTGTGGCGGCAGAAATTTTGATCGGCCTCGCGCTGATCGGAGGACTCTTCACCTTCCTGACATCCGGCGCTTCGCTGGTGCTGCAGGTGATGTTCGTCATGACCACCGGGCTTTACCTGAATACCTTTTGGATGGTTTTTGCGGCAATCGCAGTGCTCATCGGCGGCGGACGGACGATCGGCCTTGACTACTATGTGATGCCCTGGCTCAAGAAACGCTGGAAGAATGTCCGGTTTGTAAGAAAGTGGTATCTCTACAATGATTGA
- a CDS encoding menaquinone biosynthesis decarboxylase, with product MSGKDLRAFLQKLEALGELSRIKAPVSPILEITEIADRVSKAHGRALLFENVEGSRYPVFINAVGSDWRMALSLGAESLDEIADGLSAYLDFSHYTSIGGVLSFLPKLLRLTCCFPLRVPLGNAACQQVVERSPDLSALPVLQCWPLDGGRFLTLPLVFTKYPDAKVQNIGMYRMQVLSKNTTAIHWQKHKDGSAIYEAWRAHGGRMPVSVALGCGPAVSYAATAPLPPKLDELMLAGFLQKRPVTLTRCVTNGLWVPCDAQFVLEGYVDTEEAPIREGPFGDHTGYYSLADWYPRFHVTCITRQRNPIYPATVVGRPPMEDCYLAKATERIFLPILRISIPQLADLSLPFPGVFHNCAVVSVKNDFPGAARTVMNAIWGMGQMRCTKLIVAVDAGVDPSSYDAVVSAILQNTDFEKDLVISMGPLDALDHSSDQALYGARLGVDAARKPGARIRTGKLHFLPVQKSAAGDGKRAAEAFLRSSPDVKLAVAVDDTVNLCNRQEVLWRVFNNIDAARDLTVENGRAALDATTKLPSEGLTRPWPQDIMMSPDIREQVDRRWEEYGL from the coding sequence TTGTCAGGCAAAGATCTGCGCGCCTTCCTGCAGAAACTCGAAGCGCTCGGTGAGCTTTCCCGTATCAAAGCGCCGGTTTCGCCTATTCTGGAAATTACCGAGATTGCCGACCGGGTCAGCAAGGCCCATGGCAGGGCGCTCCTCTTCGAAAACGTGGAGGGCTCCCGCTATCCGGTTTTTATCAATGCGGTGGGCAGCGATTGGCGTATGGCCCTTTCGCTCGGTGCCGAATCGCTTGATGAAATCGCGGACGGCCTTTCTGCCTATCTCGACTTTTCGCATTATACCTCAATCGGCGGCGTTTTATCCTTTTTGCCAAAGCTTTTGCGCCTCACCTGCTGTTTTCCGCTGCGCGTACCCTTGGGAAACGCGGCCTGTCAGCAGGTAGTCGAACGCAGCCCCGACCTTTCCGCCCTGCCGGTACTGCAGTGTTGGCCGCTCGACGGCGGGCGATTCCTCACCCTGCCGCTCGTCTTCACCAAATACCCGGACGCAAAGGTACAGAACATCGGCATGTACCGCATGCAGGTGCTCAGTAAAAACACCACCGCCATACACTGGCAGAAACACAAGGACGGCTCCGCTATCTATGAGGCGTGGCGGGCCCATGGCGGCAGGATGCCGGTTTCGGTGGCGCTCGGCTGCGGACCGGCCGTTTCCTACGCGGCGACCGCGCCGCTGCCGCCGAAGCTTGACGAGCTGATGCTTGCGGGCTTTCTGCAAAAGCGTCCGGTTACGCTCACCCGCTGCGTGACAAACGGGCTCTGGGTTCCGTGTGACGCGCAGTTCGTGCTCGAAGGCTATGTGGACACCGAAGAGGCGCCGATCCGGGAAGGGCCGTTTGGAGATCACACCGGTTACTATTCGCTCGCGGACTGGTACCCGCGCTTTCATGTGACCTGCATCACCCGGCAAAGAAATCCCATCTACCCCGCTACGGTCGTGGGCCGTCCTCCGATGGAGGACTGTTACCTGGCCAAAGCCACCGAACGGATTTTCCTGCCCATCCTGCGGATCTCAATACCGCAGCTCGCGGATCTGAGCCTGCCGTTCCCGGGCGTTTTCCACAACTGCGCGGTCGTATCGGTGAAAAATGATTTTCCCGGCGCGGCGCGCACCGTGATGAACGCAATTTGGGGAATGGGACAGATGCGCTGTACCAAGCTCATCGTCGCGGTGGATGCCGGGGTCGACCCGAGCAGCTACGATGCGGTCGTTTCAGCCATCCTGCAAAATACCGATTTTGAAAAGGACCTGGTCATTTCAATGGGCCCGCTCGACGCGCTTGACCACAGTTCGGACCAAGCGCTCTACGGCGCCCGGCTCGGCGTGGATGCGGCGCGCAAGCCGGGCGCACGCATCCGCACCGGTAAGCTTCATTTTCTGCCGGTACAAAAATCCGCCGCAGGGGATGGGAAGCGCGCCGCCGAAGCCTTCCTGCGAAGCAGCCCGGATGTAAAGCTCGCGGTCGCGGTCGATGACACGGTGAATCTTTGCAACCGTCAGGAAGTGCTCTGGCGCGTATTTAATAACATCGACGCGGCCCGCGACCTCACGGTCGAAAACGGACGCGCGGCGCTCGACGCAACCACCAAACTGCCGTCAGAAGGGCTCACCCGCCCGTGGCCGCAGGACATCATGATGTCCCCTGATATCCGTGAGCAGGTCGACCGGCGCTGGGAAGAATACGGGCTTTGA
- a CDS encoding 4-hydroxybenzoate octaprenyltransferase — translation MNPIKKLIRKLHDYGKLVMFGHTVFSLSFGLVALLAASDGRPLPRVVFWATAAFLGARTGANALNRAVDAKIDAKNPRTANRQIPRGEISVAETVIFTLLCFAGMVLGAYMLNPLCLVLSPAALFLMFIYSYTKRFTWLCHLVLGVTCACAPVGAWLAVTGRFSLPPLLLGAANCLWTAGFDIIYGSQDYDFDKANGLHSIPVRFGIKSGLRISTGFHVAALGCLAAFGLISPLMGPLYGTGLLVIAGLMAVQHRLVSPGRLENVTFASYSVSQLTSLTLLLFGVLDIYL, via the coding sequence ATGAATCCGATTAAAAAACTGATCCGAAAGCTCCATGATTACGGTAAGCTCGTGATGTTTGGCCACACGGTGTTCTCCCTGTCGTTCGGGCTGGTGGCTCTGCTTGCCGCGTCAGACGGTAGGCCGCTGCCGCGGGTCGTCTTTTGGGCAACCGCCGCCTTTCTCGGCGCGCGCACCGGCGCGAACGCCTTGAACCGCGCGGTGGACGCGAAGATCGACGCAAAGAATCCCCGTACCGCGAACCGCCAGATCCCACGCGGCGAAATCTCGGTGGCGGAGACGGTAATTTTTACGCTTCTCTGTTTCGCGGGGATGGTTCTTGGCGCCTATATGCTGAACCCCCTCTGCCTTGTCCTGTCGCCCGCCGCGCTTTTCCTCATGTTCATCTATTCCTACACAAAGCGATTCACCTGGCTGTGTCATCTGGTGCTCGGCGTGACCTGCGCCTGCGCGCCGGTGGGCGCGTGGCTCGCGGTGACCGGCCGGTTTTCTCTGCCGCCGCTGCTGCTCGGAGCAGCAAACTGCTTGTGGACCGCCGGATTCGACATCATTTACGGCTCGCAGGACTACGATTTTGACAAAGCGAACGGATTGCACTCGATTCCGGTGCGCTTCGGGATCAAAAGTGGGCTTCGCATCAGCACCGGTTTCCATGTGGCTGCGCTCGGCTGTCTTGCCGCCTTCGGCCTTATTTCCCCGCTGATGGGCCCGCTTTACGGTACGGGGCTCCTAGTGATCGCCGGGCTCATGGCGGTGCAGCACCGGCTTGTTTCGCCAGGACGGCTCGAAAACGTGACCTTTGCATCCTACAGCGTCAGTCAGCTCACCAGCCTCACGCTGCTCTTGTTCGGCGTGCTCGACATCTATCTTTGA
- a CDS encoding ABC transporter substrate-binding protein, producing the protein MRFLRVSLALLLTGLSAFSLFSCGKQEETGALRVGVMYSSDVIPLAVMKNQKLDEKHGVNLEMQIFSSAKDRDAALQAGELDGVFTDFVGICIYQNAGLDVKITGMTDGDYLLLAGSGTGITSLAGAAGGRIAISENTLIEYALDTILTQEGYTPDYLRKELVPRIPDRLEMLRAGGVELCLLPEPFATIAKRDGAALLGSANAAGLYPAVSAFTRDAIREKADLIKKLYSAYDEAVDYINETPVSEFESVVIESAGFPEELAGGIELPVFRKNALPSERDLAAAIAWASRKGLCDAALTPKSLLGRLS; encoded by the coding sequence ATGCGGTTTTTGCGCGTTTCCCTCGCCCTGCTGCTCACGGGGCTCTCGGCCTTCTCTCTCTTCTCCTGCGGCAAGCAGGAGGAAACCGGCGCGCTGCGCGTCGGGGTCATGTATTCCTCGGACGTCATCCCGCTCGCGGTTATGAAAAACCAGAAGCTCGATGAGAAGCATGGCGTAAATTTGGAGATGCAGATTTTTTCCTCCGCGAAAGACCGCGACGCGGCGCTGCAGGCGGGCGAGCTTGACGGGGTTTTCACCGACTTTGTAGGCATATGCATCTACCAGAACGCCGGACTGGACGTGAAGATCACCGGCATGACCGACGGCGACTACCTGCTGCTTGCCGGATCAGGCACCGGGATCACTTCGCTTGCCGGCGCCGCAGGAGGGCGGATCGCCATCTCGGAAAACACCCTGATCGAATATGCGCTCGACACGATCCTCACACAGGAGGGCTATACGCCTGATTATCTGCGCAAGGAGCTCGTCCCGCGCATCCCCGACCGGCTTGAAATGCTGCGCGCCGGCGGCGTGGAGCTCTGCCTGCTTCCTGAGCCCTTCGCCACCATCGCAAAGCGGGACGGCGCCGCGCTGCTCGGCAGTGCGAACGCAGCCGGCCTCTATCCGGCGGTTTCGGCCTTCACGCGGGACGCGATCAGAGAAAAAGCGGATCTGATTAAAAAGTTGTACAGCGCCTATGACGAAGCGGTGGATTATATCAACGAAACGCCGGTATCGGAATTTGAATCGGTGGTGATTGAAAGCGCGGGCTTCCCGGAGGAGCTCGCGGGCGGCATTGAATTGCCGGTTTTTCGCAAAAACGCCCTGCCCAGCGAGAGGGACCTGGCCGCCGCAATCGCATGGGCTTCCCGAAAAGGGCTCTGCGATGCGGCCCTCACCCCCAAAAGCCTGCTTGGCAGGCTTTCCTAG